A window from Hymenobacter volaticus encodes these proteins:
- the hemB gene encoding porphobilinogen synthase: MPQLPTHRPRRNRKSAVIRDMVQETRLTTHDFIYPVFLIEGENQTLEVSSMPGIHRFTADRLIDEIGRCVELGIHSFAPFPSINDALKDRLAKESANPEGLYLKTVAEIKRQFPEVMIMTDVAMDPYSSDGHDGVVDAESGEILNDASLEVLGQMALAQARAGADIIGPSDMMDGRVAWIRDVLDSNAFNHVSIMSYTAKYASAFYGPFRDALDSAPKKGDKKTYQMNPANRREALRELVLDEQEGADMVMVKPALSYLDVIMDVKAHTNLPVTAYNVSGEYAMVKAAAQNGWLDGEKTMMEVLTSIKRAGADAILTYFAKEAAEVLRRG, translated from the coding sequence ATGCCTCAGCTCCCCACGCACCGTCCGCGCCGCAACCGCAAATCAGCCGTTATTCGGGACATGGTGCAGGAAACCAGACTCACCACCCACGATTTTATATACCCTGTCTTTCTTATTGAAGGTGAAAACCAAACGCTTGAGGTAAGTTCAATGCCAGGCATTCACCGTTTCACGGCTGACCGACTTATCGATGAAATTGGACGGTGCGTAGAGCTGGGGATTCACAGCTTTGCACCTTTTCCGAGTATTAATGATGCCCTGAAAGACCGACTAGCGAAAGAAAGCGCTAATCCCGAAGGCCTTTATCTGAAAACTGTAGCCGAAATCAAACGTCAGTTTCCAGAGGTCATGATTATGACTGACGTCGCTATGGACCCCTATAGCTCTGATGGTCATGATGGCGTGGTAGACGCAGAATCTGGTGAGATCCTAAACGATGCTTCCTTGGAAGTACTCGGGCAAATGGCATTGGCCCAAGCCCGCGCCGGAGCCGATATTATTGGCCCTTCCGATATGATGGACGGCCGCGTGGCTTGGATTCGAGACGTGCTCGACAGCAATGCTTTCAACCACGTCAGCATCATGAGCTATACGGCCAAGTATGCCTCTGCTTTCTATGGCCCCTTCCGCGACGCGCTGGATTCAGCTCCTAAGAAAGGCGACAAAAAAACCTACCAGATGAATCCAGCCAACCGTCGGGAGGCCCTGCGCGAGCTAGTTCTCGACGAGCAGGAAGGCGCCGATATGGTAATGGTGAAGCCAGCTTTGAGCTATCTGGACGTAATTATGGATGTGAAAGCTCACACCAACTTACCTGTAACGGCCTACAACGTATCGGGCGAGTATGCTATGGTGAAAGCGGCGGCGCAAAATGGCTGGCTCGACGGCGAGAAAACCATGATGGAAGTTCTGACCAGCATTAAGCGGGCCGGAGCCGATGCTATTCTCACGTATTTCGCGAAAGAAGCTGCCGAAGTGCTGCGCCGAGGGTAA
- a CDS encoding glycosyltransferase family 2 protein → MKVSVCIPTYNQSQYLALAVRSAFNQTVAPSEIIILDDCSTDNTAEILKELEKEIPVLKNFRQPKNVGISKNTDECLRKATGEFIVRLDSDDILAPSYIEKLSALLVRHPEAAYAHGAIQEIDEHGNFLRQRLLIRQSGFQKSEDALLASKKGYRVAANIIMFRRAALEAVNYNTGRPNSAEDFHLSAALAAAGFGNIYLDEILAFYRVWSDAGKVRQRRKMLEIDGVRKVFEEVLEPAYKKRGWNITQLYKERANFAGVLSDCLGSDVYTAQEKSELAEALNLLSSSKRAQMFAWAHMNGFGSILSSYSDLMTALKATFKKYRRGLRQSDIPNPI, encoded by the coding sequence ATGAAGGTTTCAGTCTGCATTCCTACTTACAACCAGTCGCAATACTTAGCACTTGCCGTGCGTAGTGCGTTCAACCAAACAGTTGCACCAAGTGAAATCATTATTCTAGATGATTGCAGTACTGATAACACTGCAGAGATTTTAAAGGAATTAGAGAAAGAAATACCGGTACTGAAAAATTTTCGGCAACCGAAAAACGTCGGAATCTCTAAAAATACCGACGAGTGCTTGCGAAAAGCTACTGGAGAATTTATAGTACGCCTCGATTCTGATGATATTCTAGCTCCTTCCTACATCGAAAAGCTTTCGGCTTTGTTGGTGCGTCATCCGGAGGCCGCTTACGCGCACGGCGCAATTCAAGAAATTGACGAGCACGGAAACTTCCTTCGGCAAAGACTGCTCATTCGTCAATCAGGATTTCAGAAGAGTGAAGATGCCTTGCTGGCTTCCAAGAAGGGATACAGAGTGGCAGCTAACATCATCATGTTTAGAAGAGCAGCTCTTGAGGCCGTTAATTACAACACGGGGCGCCCCAATTCTGCGGAAGACTTTCATCTTTCTGCTGCGTTAGCTGCCGCCGGATTTGGTAATATCTACCTCGACGAAATTCTTGCTTTTTACCGCGTGTGGTCTGATGCTGGTAAGGTACGGCAGCGGCGCAAAATGCTGGAAATTGACGGTGTGCGGAAGGTATTCGAAGAGGTACTAGAGCCCGCGTATAAAAAACGTGGCTGGAACATAACTCAACTATACAAGGAAAGAGCAAACTTTGCAGGAGTACTATCAGATTGCTTAGGCTCCGACGTTTATACAGCACAAGAAAAATCAGAGTTAGCTGAAGCTCTCAATCTATTATCATCTTCAAAAAGAGCGCAAATGTTTGCTTGGGCTCACATGAATGGGTTTGGATCTATTTTGAGCAGTTATAGTGATTTAATGACAGCGTTGAAAGCCACATTTAAGAAGTATCGGCGGGGTCTTAGGCAAAGTGATATACCTAATCCAATCTAG
- a CDS encoding glycosyltransferase yields MISVSEAVRKQNWPASSVIGNPYRAKDFMMIPDVDRTNNFVFLGRLVSQKGVAMAIQAFHQVLTKLDEVEQDADKPSLTIIGDGPERENLEALVASLGIKAYVHFIGFLEGRALARELNRYRYQLVPSLYGEAFGNVVLEGMACGCLPIVSNSDGLPDAVGKAGLVFQRGSVESLASTILGILHDPNLELELRRAAPAHLSAHQPEVVAARYLRILEAAAGYKRVNSLSEVATTTALPVSQ; encoded by the coding sequence GTGATTTCAGTTAGCGAAGCGGTACGCAAGCAAAACTGGCCTGCGTCTTCGGTTATTGGAAATCCTTACCGGGCTAAGGATTTCATGATGATTCCGGATGTAGATCGAACAAACAACTTCGTATTTCTGGGACGCCTTGTTTCCCAGAAAGGAGTTGCTATGGCTATCCAGGCCTTCCATCAAGTACTAACTAAGCTAGATGAGGTAGAGCAGGACGCTGATAAGCCTTCTCTCACTATTATTGGCGACGGCCCAGAGCGTGAAAACCTAGAGGCACTAGTGGCTTCTCTTGGGATAAAAGCCTATGTGCATTTTATCGGCTTCCTAGAAGGACGAGCCTTAGCTAGAGAACTGAACCGTTATCGGTATCAACTGGTGCCGTCGTTGTACGGGGAGGCTTTCGGTAACGTGGTGCTGGAGGGAATGGCTTGTGGATGTTTACCTATTGTTTCGAACAGTGATGGGCTGCCTGATGCCGTTGGCAAGGCGGGACTGGTTTTTCAGCGTGGCAGTGTGGAATCGTTGGCAAGCACCATCTTGGGCATCCTGCATGATCCGAACCTAGAGCTAGAGCTTAGACGGGCGGCCCCCGCTCACCTATCAGCTCATCAGCCCGAAGTAGTAGCGGCGCGCTACTTGCGGATTCTAGAAGCTGCGGCGGGCTATAAGCGAGTAAACTCTCTTAGCGAAGTAGCAACAACTACTGCCTTGCCGGTTAGCCAGTAA
- a CDS encoding glucosamine inositolphosphorylceramide transferase family protein — protein MTNNARIIRIGVLYQGTYLRSWESQALRSISLLANTSLEVLIEVDAKNAKAAQEGSLLWQRYLKWFYRPSALLQTTTASDFALNVPRLTCTPQLQAAKVQLDETTVAAISSYQLDFILSFADQSISSLVANLTQVGVWYFQFGAQSNKPNLPIGFWETHTHKMVTPATLYQLAGTGETTVLKQGYFRTLPHSLSLSAATLYKECSNWPADMCRQLLAGCKLPSSALQSLPAVSEVQVPSNTATLRFLGQLVKQKVQQLYNVYLQADQWNMGVVDRPIQDFLRPETLRGVKVDAPVLPSRNVFYADCFARQEASGAVIYFEAYDYRVRRGNISRLNYPWEQGSVPELVLDFPFHLSYPFLFGPYCIPEAWVTNGIRMYDLRKPVTDHTTGQLLLEAPAVDSTLLEYDGRYWLFYTRMDRDPMLNLYISYADRIEGPWHEHPQNPVKTDIRSARPAGPFFEEGGKLYRPAQDCAKDYGYGITINEVLTLTTTEYVEREASVLTSPHPDYPDGLHTIVAVDATRTIIDFKRRRFIPFATLLAVWIWISGFIKFKKKPHTPQIAQSSQAVPEVKAVSSVR, from the coding sequence ATGACAAATAATGCTCGAATAATTCGAATCGGGGTACTTTATCAGGGAACCTATCTTCGCTCTTGGGAAAGCCAAGCGCTTCGCTCTATCTCGCTGCTTGCCAATACTTCGTTGGAAGTACTGATTGAAGTAGACGCAAAGAATGCAAAGGCTGCGCAAGAAGGAAGCTTACTATGGCAACGCTACCTGAAGTGGTTTTACCGGCCCTCAGCTCTTCTGCAAACCACTACTGCCAGCGACTTTGCTCTCAACGTACCGAGGCTTACGTGCACTCCGCAGTTGCAGGCTGCTAAGGTGCAGCTCGACGAAACAACGGTTGCTGCCATAAGTAGTTATCAGTTGGATTTCATTTTAAGCTTTGCCGACCAATCTATTAGCAGTTTGGTTGCCAACCTAACTCAAGTAGGCGTTTGGTATTTTCAGTTTGGAGCGCAAAGCAACAAGCCGAACTTGCCAATTGGCTTTTGGGAAACTCATACCCATAAGATGGTCACTCCGGCCACACTGTACCAGTTGGCAGGCACAGGAGAAACCACAGTGTTGAAGCAAGGATACTTCCGCACGTTGCCGCATAGCCTGTCACTTAGTGCGGCCACTCTATACAAGGAATGCAGCAATTGGCCTGCTGACATGTGCCGCCAATTACTTGCCGGTTGCAAACTGCCTAGCTCAGCGCTTCAATCGTTGCCTGCTGTCAGCGAAGTACAAGTGCCCTCCAATACAGCTACACTGCGCTTTCTAGGGCAATTAGTGAAGCAGAAGGTTCAGCAGCTATACAACGTATACCTGCAAGCCGATCAATGGAATATGGGAGTAGTAGATAGACCCATCCAGGACTTCCTCCGCCCAGAAACACTGCGCGGAGTGAAAGTAGATGCTCCCGTACTTCCTAGCAGAAACGTGTTCTATGCTGACTGTTTCGCGCGGCAAGAGGCATCAGGAGCCGTGATTTACTTTGAAGCATACGATTACCGTGTACGACGCGGCAACATTTCACGCCTCAACTATCCATGGGAGCAAGGCAGCGTGCCTGAATTGGTCTTAGACTTTCCATTTCACTTATCATATCCGTTTCTTTTCGGGCCTTACTGTATCCCCGAAGCTTGGGTTACCAACGGCATCCGTATGTACGATCTGCGCAAGCCGGTCACGGATCATACCACGGGTCAGCTGTTGCTGGAAGCACCCGCCGTCGACTCTACCTTGCTGGAGTATGATGGGCGTTACTGGCTGTTCTACACCCGCATGGACCGTGACCCCATGCTCAATCTGTACATCTCCTACGCTGACCGTATAGAGGGGCCTTGGCATGAGCACCCGCAAAATCCCGTTAAGACGGATATTCGCAGTGCACGTCCTGCTGGACCGTTTTTCGAAGAAGGCGGCAAACTTTATCGCCCCGCTCAGGATTGTGCCAAAGACTATGGGTATGGCATTACCATCAACGAGGTACTCACGCTCACCACAACTGAATACGTTGAACGAGAAGCATCGGTACTAACTTCTCCGCATCCCGATTATCCCGATGGCCTGCACACTATTGTAGCGGTTGATGCAACGCGCACCATAATCGATTTCAAGCGCCGCCGCTTTATTCCTTTCGCTACTCTATTGGCTGTGTGGATCTGGATATCAGGCTTTATCAAGTTCAAGAAGAAACCGCATACGCCACAAATTGCCCAGTCAAGCCAAGCAGTA
- a CDS encoding GNAT family N-acetyltransferase produces the protein MVLRRATATDLPAIVALVRRVVPLMNEAGNFQWSVDYPNESVFQNDINQQQLWVAELEGQVAGVAALTRDQDEEYSQADWDVTEPALVTHRLAVDPSTQGRGVAAALLQQAEVLAAEQGLKVLRVDTNSENVATQRLFPKLGYRFAGEITLAFRPGLRFFCYEKQLVG, from the coding sequence ATGGTCTTGCGCCGTGCTACTGCTACTGACTTGCCCGCTATTGTCGCACTGGTGCGCCGCGTGGTGCCGTTGATGAATGAAGCGGGCAACTTCCAGTGGTCGGTCGATTACCCGAACGAATCTGTTTTCCAAAACGACATCAACCAACAACAGCTTTGGGTAGCGGAACTGGAAGGGCAAGTAGCAGGCGTGGCAGCACTTACACGCGACCAGGACGAAGAATACAGCCAGGCTGATTGGGACGTTACTGAGCCGGCCCTAGTGACGCACCGCCTTGCCGTCGACCCTTCTACGCAGGGCCGGGGAGTAGCGGCAGCCCTTCTACAACAGGCCGAAGTGCTTGCAGCCGAGCAAGGATTGAAGGTGTTGCGCGTTGATACCAATTCCGAAAACGTGGCCACCCAGCGGCTCTTTCCGAAGCTAGGATACCGGTTTGCGGGCGAAATTACCCTGGCGTTTCGGCCGGGACTGCGCTTTTTCTGCTATGAAAAGCAGTTAGTAGGATAG